From Calothrix sp. PCC 6303, a single genomic window includes:
- a CDS encoding Uma2 family endonuclease, whose translation MQSLETTTTSTVELKIDLTDEQFWLLCQNNRDYQFECTASGELQIMPPTGGETGNSNIEIAYQIQGWSRQNNLGKAFDSSTGFKLPNGAKRSPDASWVKIERWNALTPEEREKFPPICPDLVLELRSRTDSLTELQGKMQEYIQNGAALGWLIDRKNKRVEIYRPHQDVEILENPSSLSGEDVLPGFILDLTQIL comes from the coding sequence ATGCAATCATTAGAAACCACCACAACTTCAACTGTAGAATTAAAAATAGATTTAACCGACGAGCAATTTTGGCTGCTTTGTCAAAATAATCGTGACTACCAATTTGAATGTACAGCATCAGGGGAATTGCAAATTATGCCACCGACGGGGGGAGAAACAGGTAATAGCAATATTGAAATAGCTTATCAAATCCAAGGCTGGAGTCGTCAAAATAATCTTGGTAAAGCTTTTGACTCTTCAACTGGTTTCAAGCTTCCTAATGGTGCAAAGCGTTCTCCTGATGCTTCTTGGGTGAAAATTGAACGGTGGAACGCTCTCACACCAGAAGAAAGGGAGAAATTTCCCCCTATTTGTCCTGATTTAGTGTTGGAATTGCGTTCCAGAACCGACTCCCTGACGGAATTGCAAGGGAAAATGCAGGAATATATTCAAAATGGTGCTGCTTTGGGTTGGTTAATCGATAGGAAAAATAAACGAGTTGAAATTTATCGTCCTCACCAAGATGTGGAAATATTAGAAAATCCCAGTAGTTTGTCTGGGGAAGATGTTTTGCCAGGATTTATTTTGGATTTAACTCAAATTCTGTAG
- a CDS encoding septal ring lytic transglycosylase RlpA family protein: protein MNQRHLWTVVALLSAILGTPLSCRSQTSTAKVVPVASATPSPANDAVKVGEYQNKVNSSVTAAEIHTHSLAGKQAATVYLRNIPLLTFVGQEQAVSSGETKIGTVNNVGGIQMYAPSAMETTKVATVGIEGDLTVNPANSDEDVAVQKATVAASRINDLIRQKVDAKKITVSWQRNGAIEVANAWQDKNLSDQSATKGSYVIKFDGQELLRIDGNTRLPDSTNNPAQDALQATNRLRRLVGNASPLTTIENMPNRSPITIPGIGSPKLPTKVAVGPVTFTLRGKASFYGYDGSGNKTATGERFNPEAMTAAHRTLPFGTRVRVTNNNNGRSVVVRINDRGPFIRGRVIDLSYGAARVIGMISNGIAPVTVEVLGK, encoded by the coding sequence ATGAATCAAAGACATTTGTGGACTGTTGTTGCTCTGTTGAGCGCTATTCTCGGAACACCATTATCCTGTCGCAGTCAGACATCCACTGCGAAAGTGGTTCCTGTTGCCTCTGCTACCCCATCCCCAGCAAACGATGCGGTAAAAGTTGGCGAATACCAAAACAAGGTAAATAGCTCTGTGACAGCTGCGGAGATTCACACTCACAGCTTGGCAGGAAAACAGGCGGCAACGGTTTATCTTCGCAACATTCCTTTGCTGACTTTTGTTGGTCAGGAACAAGCCGTAAGTAGTGGTGAAACCAAGATTGGTACAGTCAATAACGTCGGGGGCATACAAATGTATGCCCCTAGTGCTATGGAGACAACCAAGGTAGCAACAGTCGGAATTGAAGGAGATTTAACTGTAAATCCAGCAAATTCTGATGAAGATGTGGCAGTGCAGAAAGCAACTGTAGCTGCATCTCGCATCAATGATTTAATCCGCCAAAAAGTTGATGCCAAGAAAATTACCGTTAGTTGGCAACGCAATGGTGCTATTGAAGTGGCTAATGCCTGGCAGGATAAGAACTTATCTGACCAATCAGCAACAAAAGGTAGCTACGTAATCAAATTTGATGGTCAAGAACTGCTTCGCATTGATGGTAATACCCGTCTGCCAGATTCCACCAATAATCCTGCCCAAGATGCACTCCAAGCTACAAATCGCTTACGTCGCTTGGTGGGCAATGCATCACCCCTGACAACGATCGAAAATATGCCAAATCGATCACCAATTACTATTCCTGGAATTGGATCACCAAAACTACCAACAAAAGTAGCTGTTGGTCCGGTGACATTTACCCTGCGGGGAAAAGCTTCTTTTTATGGCTACGATGGTTCTGGCAATAAAACCGCCACTGGTGAGAGATTTAACCCAGAGGCAATGACAGCAGCACATCGTACCCTACCTTTTGGTACGCGAGTTCGCGTTACTAATAACAATAATGGTCGTTCGGTCGTTGTGCGAATCAACGATCGTGGACCCTTTATTAGAGGTCGAGTGATTGACCTTTCCTACGGTGCTGCCAGAGTAATTGGCATGATTAGTAATGGTATTGCTCCGGTAACGGTTGAGGTTTTAGGAAAGTAG
- a CDS encoding Ycf34 family protein, with protein MCVCINCHYVDRCVTYNAVETQHQQPHLSETPDFEPNEPSINVNIRTNQDTIEMEWDVVGCLSFKQETGKWAKLRPGELVPT; from the coding sequence ATGTGCGTTTGTATCAACTGCCACTATGTAGACCGCTGCGTCACCTACAACGCAGTCGAAACACAGCATCAACAACCCCATCTCAGCGAAACACCAGACTTTGAACCCAACGAACCCTCCATCAACGTCAACATCCGTACTAACCAAGACACCATCGAAATGGAATGGGATGTAGTGGGTTGCCTCAGCTTCAAACAAGAAACTGGAAAATGGGCAAAACTGCGTCCAGGAGAACTAGTCCCCACTTAA
- a CDS encoding DUF5895 domain-containing protein, with translation MKASAKFDFEDEKFNALPSQVIPWCQMINPRYGADGVGSYGLALKIDNAQAVGFQPDNSWLQVEHEFSSGVETVYITTTPRLAIMRRGPLSVKDRETGVKLGTLRDNYDAFLADKLKFKTFTRYLVFLVGEDKKFLHQSPLQLTLHGAAGASFSKTYCEYSQGRPSGGFVVELERAYAAYRKQLSTPKGALFHAHGIFCPIIECEERGIQPNTVLVASTVDYKHPTVSTLTEYLIASDSRESELIAKSFEEYKEFGKEQPKTETSSKMAVVGTVSNSYVYSDDDDFAYPPY, from the coding sequence ATGAAAGCATCTGCAAAATTCGACTTTGAAGACGAAAAGTTCAACGCACTGCCTTCTCAAGTCATCCCTTGGTGTCAGATGATTAACCCTCGATACGGCGCTGACGGGGTTGGATCTTATGGTTTGGCGCTCAAAATAGATAATGCCCAAGCAGTAGGTTTTCAACCTGATAATAGTTGGTTGCAAGTCGAACATGAATTTAGTTCTGGAGTCGAGACGGTGTACATAACAACCACACCACGCTTGGCAATTATGCGTCGAGGTCCTCTCTCGGTGAAGGATCGAGAAACTGGAGTTAAGCTTGGCACCCTCAGAGATAATTATGATGCTTTTTTAGCAGACAAACTTAAATTTAAAACTTTTACCCGTTACTTAGTTTTTCTAGTGGGAGAAGATAAAAAGTTTCTACATCAATCTCCCTTACAGTTAACTTTACATGGTGCTGCTGGCGCAAGTTTTAGTAAAACCTATTGCGAATATAGCCAGGGAAGACCATCAGGTGGTTTTGTTGTGGAGTTAGAACGTGCCTATGCAGCTTACCGTAAACAGTTATCTACTCCCAAAGGCGCTTTGTTTCATGCTCACGGCATATTTTGCCCAATCATTGAGTGTGAAGAACGGGGAATCCAACCCAACACAGTTTTAGTAGCTTCAACGGTAGACTACAAACACCCAACTGTTTCTACCCTCACCGAATATTTGATCGCATCGGATTCTCGTGAATCTGAACTCATAGCCAAAAGCTTTGAAGAGTATAAGGAATTTGGCAAGGAACAGCCAAAAACCGAGACAAGCAGCAAAATGGCAGTGGTGGGAACTGTGTCTAATTCATATGTTTATTCTGATGATGATGACTTTGCCTATCCACCTTATTAG
- a CDS encoding bifunctional pantoate--beta-alanine ligase/(d)CMP kinase, with protein MRLLTTVAALRCYLKKRHLENQTLQLEESLQFEITGTIRTAIGLVPTMGALHQGHLSLIQRARAENFTVIVSIFVNPLQFGPNEDYQQYPRTLAQDRQLCKQAGVDAIFAPTPEKMGITAKNIQESEITQVIPPSAMISGLCGRDRLGHFQGVATIVTKLLNLVQPDRAYFGRKDGQQLGIIKKLVADLSLPVEIVACPTVREASGLALSSRNQYLSSKQREDAAVLYRGLQQAESAFRAGEYNAVKLIDLVQKEVAKVNTVNVEYIELVEPTTLMSLETIQEEGMLAIAARLGSTRLIDNTLLRDRKPIIAIDGPAGAGKSTVARQVAAKLGLVYLDTGAMYRAVTWLVQQKNIAFDDDCAIAELVEQSILELAPSSNLESPVQVYINGHDITQKIRTPEVTAKVSAIAAQSAVRQALVKQQQMWGIKGGLVAEGRDIGTHVFPDAEVKIYLTASTGERARRRQQDFERQGLPPVELEQLEKDIAERDWKDSTRKVSPLKKADDAIEVQTDGLNISQVTDKIIECFQQRLSQL; from the coding sequence GTGCGTCTGCTGACGACAGTTGCAGCTTTACGTTGCTATTTAAAAAAACGCCATTTAGAAAATCAGACTTTACAGTTAGAAGAGTCGCTACAATTTGAGATAACTGGTACTATCCGGACGGCTATTGGTTTAGTGCCAACGATGGGAGCATTACATCAAGGGCATCTCAGTTTAATTCAAAGAGCGAGAGCCGAAAACTTTACAGTCATTGTGAGTATTTTCGTGAATCCGCTCCAATTTGGTCCTAACGAGGATTATCAACAGTATCCTCGGACGTTGGCACAAGACCGACAGCTATGCAAGCAAGCAGGAGTTGATGCAATTTTTGCACCGACTCCGGAAAAAATGGGAATAACTGCGAAGAATATACAAGAATCGGAAATTACACAGGTTATCCCTCCGTCTGCTATGATATCAGGCTTGTGTGGTCGTGATCGGCTAGGTCATTTCCAGGGTGTGGCAACAATTGTTACCAAGCTCTTGAACTTGGTGCAGCCCGACCGAGCCTACTTCGGGCGAAAAGACGGTCAGCAACTGGGGATTATCAAAAAGCTAGTTGCCGATTTAAGTTTGCCAGTTGAAATTGTTGCTTGTCCAACAGTGCGGGAAGCATCTGGTCTGGCTTTGAGTTCTCGTAACCAGTACTTGAGTTCAAAACAGCGAGAGGACGCAGCAGTTTTATATCGAGGTTTACAGCAAGCAGAATCTGCATTTCGTGCTGGCGAATATAATGCAGTCAAACTAATTGACCTCGTACAAAAGGAAGTAGCAAAAGTCAACACTGTGAATGTGGAATATATTGAGTTAGTTGAACCGACAACTTTGATGTCATTGGAAACAATTCAGGAGGAAGGAATGTTAGCGATCGCAGCTCGTCTTGGGTCTACACGTTTAATTGATAATACGCTGCTACGCGATCGCAAGCCTATTATCGCTATTGATGGACCTGCTGGTGCCGGAAAATCAACCGTTGCTCGCCAAGTGGCAGCAAAGCTAGGATTAGTGTATTTAGATACAGGTGCCATGTATCGCGCTGTAACCTGGCTGGTACAACAAAAAAATATTGCCTTTGATGATGATTGCGCGATCGCAGAATTAGTCGAACAGTCTATTCTCGAACTTGCACCCAGTTCAAATCTAGAATCCCCAGTTCAGGTTTACATCAACGGGCACGACATTACCCAAAAAATCCGTACTCCAGAAGTCACAGCCAAAGTATCAGCGATTGCCGCCCAAAGCGCAGTTCGCCAAGCATTGGTAAAACAACAGCAAATGTGGGGCATAAAAGGTGGCTTAGTCGCCGAAGGGAGAGACATCGGTACTCATGTTTTTCCCGATGCCGAAGTTAAAATCTATCTCACAGCTTCAACTGGTGAACGCGCGCGTCGTCGTCAACAAGATTTTGAACGACAAGGCTTACCCCCAGTTGAGCTAGAGCAGCTAGAAAAAGATATTGCCGAACGCGATTGGAAGGACAGCACTCGGAAAGTCTCCCCTTTAAAAAAAGCTGATGATGCAATTGAGGTACAAACTGATGGCTTGAATATTAGTCAAGTCACAGACAAAATTATTGAGTGCTTTCAACAGCGCTTATCCCAATTGTAA
- a CDS encoding DUF6155 family protein — MTQQKLNIHSLKQYLKNRSPIELIEDITELFSKIQPVKDYYQIKVYPENEKELIAKCKKSIEHEFFPSRGLGKIRLAAAKKAIAEYKKLCKADSNLIDAMLFYVEQGVKFTDAYGEINESFYMSMEGMYEKAVIIIIKAGLEDEFRERCRKIMLDTSDMGCGFHDTLCEIYEENF, encoded by the coding sequence ATGACACAGCAGAAACTCAACATTCATAGTCTCAAACAATATTTAAAAAATCGCTCTCCTATAGAATTAATCGAAGATATTACTGAACTTTTTAGCAAAATTCAACCAGTAAAAGATTATTATCAAATCAAAGTTTATCCTGAAAATGAAAAAGAGCTTATTGCTAAGTGTAAAAAGAGTATTGAGCATGAGTTTTTTCCATCTAGAGGCTTGGGTAAAATCAGACTTGCAGCAGCCAAGAAAGCTATCGCCGAATACAAAAAACTTTGTAAAGCAGATAGTAATTTGATTGATGCAATGCTGTTTTATGTAGAACAGGGAGTGAAATTTACTGATGCCTATGGAGAGATAAATGAGTCTTTTTATATGAGCATGGAAGGAATGTACGAAAAGGCTGTAATAATTATTATCAAAGCTGGATTAGAAGATGAATTTCGGGAACGTTGTCGAAAAATCATGTTAGACACATCAGACATGGGATGCGGATTTCATGATACTTTATGCGAAATCTACGAAGAAAATTTTTGA
- a CDS encoding CCA tRNA nucleotidyltransferase codes for MNLTALSPENYPFDLDLLPESAYLVGGAVRDGILGRKREYLDLDFVMPGDAVGVARKIAQHYQAGFVLLDGERNIARVVFAEGTVDIAQQEGDDLETDLHRRDFTVNAIAYNPRTQKIVDPLHGYADIQAGILRMVSAANLQDDPLRLLRGYRQAAQLDFKIDSGTQKTIRELAPLLGNVAPERVRTELSYLLANSAGTKWIVQAAEDGLLKCFFQSITVEKCLQRSGSLRDRLLKVDLMMTQVTTTWQQLEVELGKYIRDTIKTTWLGIAKLACLVNQQPEVAEIELSQLTYSRAEIKAVTTTLRLSRQLENLPMSLRQQYFFFQEAEAIFLAIAIYSLASNASIDQIEPLIARYLNPDDLVAHPTPLLNGKEIILALNIAPSPLIGELLTEIAVAQVEGRISTPDAAIELAREIINN; via the coding sequence ATGAATCTCACTGCTTTATCTCCCGAAAATTATCCTTTTGATTTAGATTTACTCCCCGAATCTGCTTATTTGGTTGGGGGTGCGGTGCGGGATGGAATTTTAGGGAGGAAACGGGAATATTTAGATCTTGATTTTGTTATGCCGGGGGATGCTGTGGGGGTAGCACGGAAAATTGCCCAGCATTACCAGGCAGGTTTTGTGTTGCTGGATGGGGAAAGGAATATTGCACGGGTGGTTTTTGCAGAGGGGACTGTTGATATTGCTCAACAAGAAGGTGATGATTTAGAAACGGATCTACACAGAAGGGATTTTACGGTGAATGCGATCGCTTATAATCCTCGTACCCAAAAAATCGTTGATCCTCTCCACGGTTATGCTGATATTCAAGCTGGGATTTTACGGATGGTATCAGCAGCAAACCTCCAAGATGATCCTTTACGGTTACTGCGGGGGTATCGTCAAGCTGCACAGTTAGATTTTAAAATTGATAGTGGTACTCAAAAAACTATTCGGGAATTAGCACCGCTGTTGGGGAATGTTGCTCCTGAAAGGGTGAGAACTGAGTTAAGCTATCTATTGGCAAATTCTGCGGGTACGAAGTGGATTGTTCAAGCTGCTGAAGATGGTTTGTTAAAATGCTTCTTTCAAAGTATCACCGTTGAGAAATGCTTACAGCGAAGCGGTTCTCTTCGAGATCGCTTACTCAAAGTAGACTTGATGATGACTCAAGTTACCACCACTTGGCAACAGTTGGAGGTGGAATTAGGGAAATATATCCGCGATACAATTAAAACTACTTGGTTAGGTATCGCTAAGTTGGCATGTTTGGTAAATCAACAACCAGAAGTCGCAGAAATTGAGTTGTCACAGTTAACTTACAGTCGTGCCGAAATCAAAGCTGTCACCACAACTTTACGCTTGTCTCGGCAACTAGAAAATTTACCAATGAGTTTACGACAACAGTATTTTTTCTTTCAGGAAGCTGAGGCGATTTTTTTAGCGATCGCAATCTACTCTTTAGCCAGTAATGCCAGCATAGATCAGATTGAACCCTTAATCGCCCGCTACCTTAACCCTGATGATCTGGTTGCCCATCCCACTCCACTATTGAATGGGAAGGAAATTATACTAGCATTAAATATTGCTCCATCACCATTAATTGGCGAATTACTTACGGAGATAGCTGTTGCACAGGTTGAAGGCAGAATTTCGACACCAGATGCAGCTATTGAACTGGCACGAGAGATAATTAATAATTGA
- a CDS encoding bifunctional folylpolyglutamate synthase/dihydrofolate synthase, with protein MDIDTLLQPFARFGIRLELERMQKLLSHLNNPQNQVPFIHVGGTNGKGSVCAYLSAILTEAGYRVGRYISPHLVNWNERICINEQEISSEKLGELITQIQAAIPPGTESPTQFEVITAAAWLYFAQSQVDIAVMEVGLGGRFDATNVADPLISVITSISREHWQLLGDTITEIAGEKAGIIKAGRPVVVGQLPLEAEQVMRSRAEKLGSPLYFPSPSRQLADGYAEYLGENHSFQYPLPLAGQIQLANSALAIATLQLLQQQGWDKITITTIVDGIAKTKWLGRIQWTTWKNKKLLIDGTHNPGGAKVFRDYVDTLNQESITWVMGMMAKKDHADIFQILLKPGDRVLLVPVPHSDSTEPSYLAQLAKETTPQLQLSQAEEDLESALDHAFSVSDNLVILCGSLYLIGDFLSKISIEKYSTHI; from the coding sequence GTGGATATTGACACTCTTCTCCAACCTTTCGCCCGATTTGGTATCCGTCTAGAATTAGAACGGATGCAAAAACTACTATCTCACCTCAATAATCCTCAAAATCAAGTACCTTTCATCCATGTTGGAGGTACCAATGGGAAAGGTTCTGTTTGCGCTTATTTATCGGCAATCCTCACAGAAGCAGGTTATCGCGTTGGAAGGTATATTTCGCCACACTTGGTTAATTGGAACGAGCGCATTTGCATCAACGAACAGGAGATATCTTCAGAAAAACTAGGGGAATTAATTACCCAAATCCAAGCTGCAATACCTCCAGGAACAGAATCACCGACTCAATTTGAAGTCATTACCGCAGCCGCTTGGTTGTATTTTGCCCAATCTCAGGTTGATATTGCTGTGATGGAAGTGGGTTTGGGAGGGAGATTTGATGCCACCAATGTTGCCGATCCCTTAATATCAGTAATTACATCAATTAGCCGCGAACATTGGCAACTATTGGGAGATACCATTACTGAGATAGCTGGAGAAAAAGCGGGAATAATTAAAGCAGGTCGTCCGGTAGTTGTGGGACAATTACCACTAGAGGCTGAACAAGTTATGCGATCGCGTGCTGAAAAACTTGGCTCTCCTTTGTACTTCCCATCACCCTCCCGTCAACTAGCTGATGGATATGCAGAATACTTGGGAGAAAACCATTCCTTCCAGTATCCCTTACCATTAGCGGGACAAATTCAACTGGCAAATTCAGCTTTAGCAATTGCCACTTTGCAGTTACTTCAGCAGCAGGGATGGGACAAAATCACCATCACAACCATTGTTGATGGTATTGCCAAAACCAAATGGTTGGGAAGAATTCAGTGGACAACTTGGAAAAATAAAAAATTACTGATTGACGGGACACATAACCCAGGTGGAGCGAAAGTTTTCCGCGATTACGTAGATACACTGAATCAAGAAAGTATCACTTGGGTCATGGGAATGATGGCGAAAAAAGACCATGCTGACATCTTCCAAATCCTCCTCAAACCAGGTGACAGAGTACTTCTAGTTCCTGTACCCCATAGCGACAGCACGGAACCCAGTTACCTCGCGCAACTTGCTAAAGAAACCACTCCACAACTCCAACTTTCCCAAGCAGAAGAAGATTTAGAGTCGGCTTTAGATCATGCTTTTTCTGTCTCCGACAACTTAGTAATACTTTGTGGTTCACTGTATTTAATTGGAGACTTCTTAAGTAAAATTAGTATCGAAAAATATAGTACTCATATTTGA
- a CDS encoding aminotransferase class I/II-fold pyridoxal phosphate-dependent enzyme yields MDSLKQLQDAEQALLQIFSGIDAQVKQNLQRVLNAFRHYRVGAHHFAGVSGYGHDDLGRETLDQVFAEAMGAESAAVRVQFVSGTHAIACALYGILRPGDEMLAVVGAPYDTLEEVIGLRGEGQGSLIEFGISYRQLELTEEGNIDWENLSHAVRKNTKLVLIQRSCGYSWRSSLSVAEIEEIINLVKKQNPNTVCFVDNCYGEFIETREPTHVGADIMAGSLIKNPGGTIVTAGGYVAGRKDLVEMACCRLTAPGIGSEGGATFDQLRLLFQGLFLAPQMVGEAMKGTHLTGYVFDKLGYPVNPPPLVPRRDVIQAIKLGSAEKLIAFCKAIQQSSPIGSYLDPVPDQMPGYESQVVMAGGTFIEGSTLEFSADGPLREPYVVYCQGGTHWTHVAIALENAIASLTC; encoded by the coding sequence ATGGATAGCTTGAAGCAACTGCAAGATGCAGAACAAGCACTGTTACAGATTTTTTCTGGAATTGACGCTCAGGTCAAGCAAAATCTTCAAAGAGTTTTAAATGCCTTTCGTCATTATCGCGTTGGCGCGCACCATTTTGCAGGGGTGAGCGGATACGGACATGATGATTTAGGACGCGAAACCTTGGATCAAGTTTTTGCTGAGGCAATGGGGGCGGAATCCGCAGCTGTACGCGTACAATTTGTTTCTGGGACTCATGCGATCGCTTGTGCTTTGTATGGTATCCTCCGTCCTGGTGATGAGATGTTAGCAGTTGTTGGGGCACCCTATGACACCCTGGAAGAAGTTATCGGTCTAAGGGGTGAAGGACAAGGCTCCCTTATAGAGTTTGGCATAAGTTACAGACAATTGGAGTTGACTGAGGAAGGAAATATTGACTGGGAAAATCTCAGCCATGCGGTTAGGAAAAATACCAAACTGGTATTAATCCAACGTTCTTGTGGGTATTCCTGGCGTTCAAGTTTGTCGGTGGCAGAAATTGAAGAAATTATTAATTTAGTCAAGAAGCAAAATCCCAATACTGTTTGTTTTGTTGATAATTGCTACGGCGAATTTATTGAAACCCGTGAACCTACGCATGTAGGGGCGGATATTATGGCGGGTTCGTTGATTAAGAATCCTGGGGGAACGATTGTGACGGCTGGGGGCTATGTGGCAGGGCGAAAAGATTTGGTGGAGATGGCTTGCTGTCGGTTGACGGCTCCGGGAATTGGGAGTGAAGGGGGGGCGACGTTCGACCAGTTAAGGTTGCTATTTCAGGGTTTATTCCTGGCTCCGCAAATGGTGGGGGAGGCGATGAAGGGAACACACTTGACTGGTTATGTTTTTGACAAGCTGGGATATCCGGTGAATCCGCCACCTTTGGTACCACGTCGAGATGTGATTCAAGCGATTAAGTTGGGTTCGGCTGAGAAATTAATTGCTTTTTGTAAGGCGATTCAACAGAGTTCTCCCATTGGTTCCTATTTAGACCCGGTTCCTGATCAAATGCCGGGGTATGAGAGTCAAGTGGTGATGGCTGGGGGAACGTTTATTGAGGGGAGTACTTTGGAGTTTTCGGCTGATGGTCCTCTGCGGGAGCCTTATGTGGTTTACTGTCAGGGGGGGACGCATTGGACTCATGTGGCGATTGCGTTGGAGAATGCGATAGCTTCGCTGACTTGTTAG
- the glsA gene encoding glutaminase A translates to MKNAGDVETGLSSFEEFLGELYHKYKSLRDGTVANYIPELAKVNPELFSICIVTADGRVYEVGDRTHLFTIQSISKVLVYGLALEDRGRDYMLTRVGVEPTGDAFNAIILDELSKRPYNPMVNAGAIATTSLIKGTGATERLNRLLDMYRRYVGHDVFVDISVFTSERSTGHRNRAMAHLMLNFGMIDVHIEEALDLYFQQCAVMVNCRDLAVMAATLANRGINPITGEKAVDSTYIKDILSVMYTCGMYNFAGEWAYKIGIPAKSGVSGGIIAVIPGYMGIAVFSPLLDSRGNSVRGVKVCEELSHKFGLHMFDCVQRNLESIPES, encoded by the coding sequence ATGAAAAACGCAGGAGATGTAGAAACAGGTTTATCAAGCTTTGAGGAGTTTTTGGGGGAATTGTATCATAAGTATAAATCGCTGCGTGATGGTACAGTTGCCAACTACATTCCTGAACTAGCTAAGGTGAATCCGGAATTATTTAGTATTTGTATTGTGACGGCAGATGGTAGGGTTTACGAAGTAGGCGATCGCACTCACCTATTTACCATCCAATCTATATCAAAAGTCTTGGTATATGGGTTAGCTTTGGAAGATAGGGGTCGAGATTATATGTTGACGCGGGTGGGAGTGGAACCCACTGGAGACGCATTCAACGCAATTATCTTGGATGAGTTGTCCAAACGACCCTATAATCCCATGGTAAATGCAGGCGCGATCGCTACAACGAGTTTAATCAAGGGTACAGGTGCAACCGAACGTCTCAACCGCTTATTAGACATGTACCGCCGCTACGTAGGGCATGATGTATTCGTTGACATCTCAGTATTTACCTCCGAACGCAGCACCGGACACCGCAACCGGGCGATGGCACATTTGATGCTGAATTTTGGTATGATTGATGTCCATATCGAAGAAGCTTTAGATCTATACTTTCAACAATGTGCAGTCATGGTCAACTGTCGTGACTTAGCAGTCATGGCTGCAACTTTGGCAAACAGAGGGATTAACCCGATAACGGGGGAAAAGGCAGTTGATAGTACCTACATTAAGGATATTCTCAGCGTGATGTACACCTGTGGAATGTACAATTTTGCTGGAGAATGGGCATATAAAATCGGGATTCCGGCAAAAAGTGGTGTTAGCGGCGGAATTATCGCCGTAATTCCCGGATATATGGGGATTGCCGTATTTTCACCACTGTTAGATTCACGGGGTAACAGCGTCCGTGGGGTGAAGGTATGCGAAGAACTATCACATAAATTTGGATTACACATGTTTGATTGTGTACAACGCAACCTGGAAAGTATTCCTGAGTCTTGA
- a CDS encoding tetratricopeptide repeat protein: MDSLFINSLLEDLKNPDESVREQATRKLWRIWFQQKGVQGLEMIDRSQKLLDAGKTTEAEVVLSKLIEIQPDFAEAWNRRAFLYYTISDYKKSLLDCQKVIQINPHHFGALHGMGLCYAALGQYKQAMKAFRQALEIQPYSLVNQKLILECTVRLS; encoded by the coding sequence ATGGATTCTTTATTTATTAATTCATTACTTGAAGATTTGAAAAACCCGGATGAATCTGTTCGGGAGCAAGCGACTAGAAAGCTTTGGCGAATTTGGTTTCAGCAAAAGGGGGTACAGGGATTAGAAATGATCGACCGTAGTCAAAAGCTATTGGATGCTGGTAAAACTACTGAAGCAGAGGTAGTTTTAAGTAAACTAATTGAGATTCAACCAGACTTTGCAGAGGCTTGGAATCGGCGAGCATTTTTATATTACACAATTAGTGACTACAAAAAGTCGTTGTTAGATTGTCAAAAAGTTATCCAAATTAACCCCCATCATTTTGGTGCTTTACATGGCATGGGTTTATGTTATGCGGCATTGGGACAATATAAACAAGCGATGAAGGCATTTCGTCAGGCATTAGAAATTCAACCTTATTCATTAGTTAATCAGAAGTTGATCCTAGAATGTACGGTGAGGTTGAGTTAA